Below is a genomic region from Salmo trutta chromosome 19, fSalTru1.1, whole genome shotgun sequence.
cactacaaCAAAGGTATATTCTACATAATATCCATCGCAGAAACATAAATCTACTCCCGTCTTTAAGTAGACTTTGAACACTGATATGTGAGTGAGCTATTAATGCCACCTTATCACAGAAGGTACCCTCTGATGGTGACCTCACTGTCGCCCTCTCTGACATGGAATTCCTTCTAGAACATCAGACAACATGCATCCTCATAGCAAATGACTAAGGCTCAGATATTGCCTAAGTCAGAGTTCGCTACTTATTTAATCTATGCGCTAAATTCAGCTTTCACTAAAGCTGTCAATCAGAGTTCATACAGCATTGTTTATTACCAAAGCAATAAAGTGAAGGAGAACCATACCGGAAGTCCTCCGTCATAAACATTACATCAGAGCTAAGGTAATTCTATCTAAATAGATCAAAGGTGATTCCAGCTGAATAGAATATTTAGATAGAATCTAAGTGTAATCCTGTGCAAGTATCAACACCAGATTTGTTTAAGCCCTATTCTAAATGAGCTACATGATGCAAGGTCAGAAAAAGGAATCGTTTCTGCTACTAGAAATGACCATCATCCTTGAATCTTCCTACACATCCAACTTAAAACAAAGCAACAGTAAACATCGTCCCCCACGAATAATGCAGCCCCCCCTTGGTCCAGTTGAGATCGCATGTGACTATCACGTTTCAGTTAATTACTACActgggccaatcagtgtaattttgtaaacgccagatctctatggcaagacacatcattcacccaagtttagtcaaaatcgggccagtgctgtctgagatattgCATGTAACTAACGTTCTAATGGATAGAGACAGAGCCACAGTCCCCTCCCCGATTTCATGGTGGGGACAATGAGAATGATGACAGTTATGCCTAATTCTGTCACACAGTTAGAAGTGCTGCTCACTTTCCAATATTCTGTGGTTAAAATCACttgaactcaaatcaaattgccaaacatttaagttcctttagGAAATGTGCAATTTATTTGGTGTAAACACACCAGACGATCAAACAGAAATACAGTCAGAGCATATGAAACAAAACTGCGTAACcagatatatacatatatttgtaCAGGAATATTCAAAGGAATACTGTGGGCTATATTTAAGAGCAGCCGGTCTTTAATGGTCGTACAGCGTTTGTGCATTTGTAAAGCTGAGAAAATAACCATCCTCATAACCACACAGCGTGTGGGCATCTTAGTATATTAGGGTCTTGACTCTTGAGCGTATGCTACACGTTTAAACTTGTATGTGGATGATCAATGCTAATTGTTTATTTGAGCGTATGTGCTCACTTTTTGCATCTGCTCCTGTGCCTCTGCAGTCTGCTCTCCCTGCTTCTTCTGTGTTTGCGTAGCTTTGCAGGCGCCACTTCTCCTTGCTGAGCTGTCTGCCTGTTGGGCCCTTCACTTTGGTGAGCTGTCTGCTTGTTGGGCTGGGTAGAGCTGGGTGGCAGGGGGAGCAGGAGGGCCTGACCCTGGCCGGGACAGGGGGGTCGTGTAAGGGCCCATTGGGGATATCCTGGCATTGGCCAGGGCAGCAGGGGGGCAATAGGGGGACACAAGGGTGATGGGGGGACATAGTAGTGAGGCTGGGGAGGGGTGATACTCAGAGGGTACTGCTCAGAAGGGTAGCCACGCACCtacaacacacaaaaaaaactgcTAGTCAAGCACCTTGTTTTacaaggaaagggggatacctagtcagttgcacaactgaatgcattcaaagtGCTGAACGTTGAAAACATCTCCCTCTAATTCCCAGCGAGTCCTCACCATGTTGCTCCAGTGTAACTTGTCCTGGCAGGAGACGCTGCCATCAGCACGCCCTGTGAAGTGGAACACAGATGACTCTGGGAGGCCTACGTTCATACTAAGAAGAATAAACAGACGGTCAAGCATTAGATACAATCTGTTCATAGCATTAGCCAAAACGAAGATGCTCTGATATGACATGGTCTGGCCCGATTCACCTGGGTGTGTCATGTGAAGGGTCATCCCGGTCATCCTCTGTGCCTTGAGGTCCAGATCCCCCATCCTGGTGGGAGCTACCTACAGGGGGGCAAGGGGGAGGGCCTAAAAACCTCCACCCTACCTATCTACAATGCACTAATACCCCTAAGTAGCTGAAACAACAGTTACTTTATGAACACAACCTGCTTCATGTACAGAGCAAATTATGATTTAATAGGTTTTGGAAATGTCCTGATGCTAAATTGCTGCTCTGCAAACTTCATAAGTCCAAATGGGTGAGTTGAAAGCTGCTATTCTTAATGATACAAAACACTGGCCTACCGGTGCCGTACTGCAGCCTGATTTGACGGCCAAAGAGCCAAGTGCCATTCAGCAAGGCAATGGCATAGGGTACAGCTTCAGCATGCTTGTAATACACAAACCCATATGACCTTTGGCGACCCTCGCGGTCTCGGGCGATGGTGACCTTCTTCAGTGGCCCAGCCTGGTGGTATGAAACAAGGCACATGTAAACGTGAAACGCCAGACACAGATGATGAATTATTTTTTACAGATAACACATTATATTGCTGTGCAACTTCCTTTTTGTTGCATTTCACCTGTGGCCACCAACATCACTGGATGTGGCCTTATCCTGATTCTCAATCTTATCATCTCTGCATGTTTTTCACATTTAGTGTAAAAAGTGCTTTGGCTTGATAGAAACCAAACCAATGACACTACCGCATGAAACATACGACAAACGAATTTGTCCAACATGTATTTTAAATTGAAAACACAAATTAATTTCCACCCACAGAGAGAGCCAACTGCAAGACCTGCTTAGTTGGGCTGCAACCACTGtcaccaggggtgtattcattatgccAATTCTGTTGCAatcgtttcttaaacggaagaaaacagaACGAAACGTTGAATGACATACCTCAATTTGTCGAATTGAAACTCTCGTTTTAGTTGCAACTgcttggactaatgattacacccagacaggcagacagctcAGCTGGAGCAAACGCTAGTGGTTTTATTTCACCCACACATCCATTGCCATTTATTTCGTCAAGTTTTAGAGCCTGTGGAAAATAGGAGCCTACCTGCAAAAATAGCTCGAAAAGAATTTCCTCATTAGCTGAACTGCCTAAATTAGCCACAAAGACAGTTTTGTCTGCCTCTTTTTGGATCTGCATAATGGTCCTCGGAACCTGTTGAGTTATATTTCACCAGCTGTGAAGACCCCTAACCTGCTGCTAGATCAAAATTACATTGATCAGCGTTTGCCGTAAAAAGCATGCCAATAACAGTACATTGCGACATCTGAGGTACACAATTTGTAACACTAGGAGACGCTGTTGCTTATCCGAAGGTCCAGGTGACATGCTGCCCATTAGTAGCGAAAGTCTTCAGAGTGCAAAAGGTCTGTCCTGTGCTAAACATTAGATTATACTTTATTGATCAAAAGTGAAAGTTGATTGCAAACAAAAATTATAACAGAAAACCACAGAATTACTCCAGAATTACTCTGTGTTCAACTTTTGCCAAGAGTTTTAGGATGTGGAAAATAGAACTCAACAACAGCAGTAGAAAGGCAAGTCAAAATGTCAAGAACAGTTCTGATTGTTCTACTACCTGCTTGGAGAATAACTGGTTATCAGCCCAGCCAGAGTAGGAATTTGTCATTTAAATGCAAGATGTCCTGGGGCAGGGAGGTGTGGTCAGGCCTGTGGGAGTAGAGAGAGGCGGGAACAGTGGGAGTTTACTCTGATGTCTCTCTCACCTTGTTCACTTCCTGGAATGAGCACcggcacacagctatgcaaacatGAAGAGTCCGGACCTCTTGACACACTGAGTCCGGGGAACTAGTGGTAACAAGGTAAGACTTCCACAATGTCAGTTCTTCTCTGcttgtctctctcccactctccataTTTCTCCCTTTATAGCTTCTTCTGAAGTATTCTTGTGTAATAGAGAAGATTGTTGGCAGGCTACAGTCTGTACAGTATGGAGAATGGCATTTTGTCAGTGTTTTTATTCCTTTGTAAACACTTGTAGTCTAATAATAGAAATAAAGATGTGTCTGTGAGCAACATGTGACAGGGATTCGTCTTCTGCTTGTGTGAATTATTAACTTTTTGTTTTGGTGATAATATAGCTCAgtgccagtggaggctgctgggggggctcataataatggcaagaatgggagtcaatggaatggtatcgaacgTGGTTTTCCATGTTTGccgcatatgacaaatacatttgatttgataccattccattgaatCCATTCTAGCCATTGCtctgagccgtcctcccctcagcagcctccatgcGCATTTCCATGCGAGTTTTGAACACACCCACAAGGATTCACACTGATAACCAAGCAATCATTGTCACAGGGTCAACGGTGTCATTGTCGGAAACCTGtttttcctctctcgctctctctctctctgtatgattCTATGGCATTCTCATGCACACACAAAGTGAAACTGAATAGGGAGGGTGAGGCA
It encodes:
- the rbm11 gene encoding RNA binding motif protein 11, whose translation is MQIQKEADKTVFVANLGSSANEEILFELFLQAGPLKKVTIARDREGRQRSYGFVYYKHAEAVPYAIALLNGTWLFGRQIRLQYGTGSSHQDGGSGPQGTEDDRDDPSHDTPSMNVGLPESSVFHFTGRADGSVSCQDKLHWSNMVRGYPSEQYPLSITPPQPHYYVPPSPLCPPIAPLLPWPMPGYPQWALTRPPCPGQGQALLLPLPPSSTQPNKQTAHQSEGPNRQTAQQGEVAPAKLRKHRRSRESRLQRHRSRCKK